A window of the Terriglobales bacterium genome harbors these coding sequences:
- a CDS encoding nucleotidyltransferase: protein MPGTEEKTLPVSSSMPPDFAPEQVKLFRGVLQHLNDTGVPYVVSGAAALQLHTGICRDTKDLDLFLCAEHVDAALRSLKEEGFETQVTDPVWLAKAHRGEYYVDLITGMSNAVIVVDQSWIERGVPSESFGVPVKVLAREELIASKIFVTRRERFDGADIAHVVFSAKGSLDWHRLLGLVGQHWEMLFWDLILFHYVYPAHSDFVPRWVWDDLLGRLGKALDQPGERPLFRGSLIDPKMFAIDVNEWGMEDLLEVYRAKRMPKLEPAA, encoded by the coding sequence GTGCCAGGCACAGAGGAAAAGACGCTCCCCGTCAGCTCGTCCATGCCGCCGGACTTCGCACCCGAGCAGGTGAAGCTGTTCCGTGGCGTCCTGCAGCACTTGAACGATACGGGTGTTCCCTACGTGGTATCCGGTGCCGCCGCGCTCCAATTGCACACCGGGATCTGCCGCGACACCAAGGACCTGGACCTTTTTCTATGCGCCGAGCACGTGGATGCCGCCCTCCGCTCCTTGAAAGAAGAGGGCTTTGAAACCCAGGTTACCGACCCGGTCTGGCTGGCGAAAGCCCACCGCGGCGAATACTACGTGGACCTGATTACCGGCATGAGTAACGCGGTGATCGTCGTGGACCAGTCGTGGATTGAGCGCGGCGTGCCGTCGGAGAGTTTCGGTGTCCCCGTCAAAGTGCTGGCGCGCGAGGAACTGATTGCTTCCAAGATTTTCGTGACACGCCGCGAGCGCTTCGATGGAGCTGATATCGCGCATGTCGTTTTCAGCGCAAAAGGCAGCCTTGACTGGCATCGGCTGCTCGGCCTTGTCGGCCAACATTGGGAGATGCTGTTCTGGGACCTGATCCTCTTTCATTATGTTTATCCGGCGCACTCCGATTTTGTGCCGCGATGGGTGTGGGACGATTTGCTGGGCCGCCTGGGCAAAGCGCTGGACCAGCCCGGCGAGCGTCCGCTGTTCCGCGGCAGCCTGATTGATCCGAAGATGTTCGCCATCGACGTCAACGAATGGGGCATGGAAGACCTGCTGGAGGTCTACCGCGCCAAACGCATGCCCAAGCTGGAGCCGGCGGCGTAG
- a CDS encoding branched-chain amino acid ABC transporter permease, whose translation MGGILASMIDGVLVGSVYGLAAMGLSLIWGVMDVINLTHGSMIALGMFGMYTLFAAFSTNAYILVLPVIVAGLVLGVIVYWMSVHWVVGRPPLMSLLSTFAVNMMVIGIGTIIWSTSPYNVNFSLPGITVGAYTFTGNHIAAATSAVVVALALELFLFRTRAGKAIRAVAQNRDAAELMGISSTTVLATAFGIGIALAAASGALVSTLFPFTILSGGVYELKSFVVTVLAGLGKPLGALVAGVLLGLLEGLVSPFIAVSWVPLIEFGLFVVVLVFFPKGIFARANA comes from the coding sequence ATGGGCGGCATACTGGCCTCAATGATTGATGGTGTGCTGGTCGGCTCCGTCTACGGTCTCGCGGCCATGGGCCTGAGCTTGATCTGGGGCGTGATGGACGTGATCAACCTCACCCATGGCTCGATGATCGCTCTGGGTATGTTCGGCATGTACACGCTGTTTGCCGCCTTCTCCACCAATGCATACATCCTGGTATTGCCGGTCATCGTCGCGGGGCTGGTCCTCGGGGTGATCGTGTACTGGATGTCGGTGCACTGGGTGGTGGGACGGCCGCCTCTGATGAGCCTGCTGTCCACCTTCGCCGTCAACATGATGGTGATCGGCATCGGCACGATCATCTGGAGCACGAGCCCGTACAACGTGAACTTCAGCCTGCCGGGGATTACGGTGGGTGCGTATACGTTTACCGGGAACCACATTGCGGCGGCGACCTCGGCCGTGGTAGTGGCGCTGGCGTTGGAGCTGTTCCTGTTTCGCACCCGAGCCGGCAAGGCCATTCGTGCCGTCGCCCAAAACCGTGATGCCGCGGAGTTGATGGGCATCTCCTCCACCACGGTGCTGGCCACCGCGTTCGGCATCGGCATCGCGCTGGCGGCAGCTTCGGGTGCGCTGGTATCCACACTTTTCCCCTTCACCATTCTTTCCGGCGGGGTTTACGAGCTGAAGAGTTTCGTGGTGACGGTACTGGCGGGTCTGGGCAAACCGCTGGGGGCGCTGGTCGCGGGCGTGCTGTTGGGCCTGCTGGAAGGACTGGTTTCACCCTTCATCGCGGTCAGTTGGGTGCCGCTGATTGAATTCGGCCTTTTTGTCGTGGTGCTGGTCTTTTTCCCCAAAGGCATCTTCGCGAGGGCAAACGCGTGA
- the ligD gene encoding non-homologous end-joining DNA ligase, which yields MLANASKKVDMAKETTIEIEGRNLKLSNLDKVLYPGAGFTKGQLIDYYIRIAPYLLPHLHDRPLTMKRYPEGVGGFFFYEKNCPKHRPEWVQTAKIWSHGNNRWMDYCMVQDVATLVWAANLADIELHTSLSRAANIEQPTVLVFDLDPGAPANIVQCCQVGLWVREIFAKLRLQAFPKTSGSKGLQVYVPLNTPVTYDVTKPFAHELARMLERAYPDRIVSDMKKTLRVNKVFVDWSQNDQYKTTVCVYSLRAKDRPTVSTPVTWEEVERCLQKEDAELMVFDSSQAIERAAASGDRFEPVLKLKQKLPPLPALQELFASGNLAKAAPVPAKRKKVVVAKTPKKNSVRVRRAG from the coding sequence ATGCTCGCCAACGCATCCAAGAAAGTGGATATGGCCAAGGAAACCACCATCGAGATCGAAGGCCGGAACCTGAAGCTGTCCAACCTGGACAAGGTGCTGTATCCGGGGGCCGGCTTCACCAAGGGCCAGCTCATCGACTATTACATCCGCATCGCGCCCTACCTTCTGCCTCATTTGCACGACCGCCCGTTGACCATGAAGCGCTATCCGGAGGGCGTCGGCGGATTCTTCTTTTACGAAAAGAACTGTCCCAAGCATCGGCCGGAATGGGTGCAAACGGCGAAGATCTGGAGCCACGGGAACAATCGCTGGATGGATTACTGCATGGTGCAGGACGTGGCGACTCTGGTGTGGGCAGCGAACCTGGCCGACATCGAGCTTCATACCTCTCTCAGCCGGGCCGCCAACATTGAGCAGCCAACAGTGCTGGTCTTCGATCTCGACCCCGGTGCGCCCGCCAACATCGTGCAGTGTTGCCAGGTCGGTTTGTGGGTGCGCGAGATTTTCGCCAAGCTCAGGCTGCAGGCCTTTCCCAAGACCTCGGGTTCGAAGGGCCTGCAGGTTTATGTCCCGCTGAACACGCCCGTCACCTACGACGTCACCAAGCCCTTTGCCCATGAGCTGGCGCGGATGCTGGAACGCGCCTATCCCGACCGCATCGTCTCTGACATGAAGAAGACTCTTCGCGTCAATAAAGTGTTCGTCGACTGGAGTCAGAACGACCAATACAAAACCACGGTCTGCGTGTATTCACTGCGCGCCAAGGATCGCCCAACCGTCTCCACGCCGGTCACCTGGGAAGAGGTCGAGCGCTGCCTTCAGAAAGAAGATGCCGAGCTGATGGTTTTCGACTCCAGCCAGGCGATTGAACGCGCCGCCGCCTCCGGCGACCGGTTCGAACCGGTGCTGAAGCTGAAGCAGAAGCTGCCGCCCCTTCCCGCGCTGCAAGAGCTTTTTGCTTCCGGCAATCTCGCCAAGGCGGCTCCTGTCCCCGCGAAAAGGAAAAAGGTTGTGGTGGCAAAAACGCCGAAGAAAAATTCCGTGCGCGTCCGGCGCGCCGGCTGA
- a CDS encoding amino acid ABC transporter substrate-binding protein encodes MKRTVCFFLLFFLFFCVASQAQTITVGFTVSKTGALNVDSLEQSNGFELWRDQVNAKGGIKAGGKSYQIKFVSYDDESQAKRVQQLYSRLILEDKADFLFSPYSSGLTTSASIVSEQYGKVMLTTGAADEKTYRQGNKYLFQIFAPATQYLETAIDLLKTKDPKATIAFVYEDHAFSVAVVNPAKPYAQQQGFNVVFSEAYPPNTTDFSAILDKVTSSKATVLLGGGHYADGSTLARQLLARKAKMNMVTILVAPDSPKWSELGDAAVGICVPSQWEPQVSVKPQFGPTVAEFNKAYAAKYNAEPSYESAGGYAAGLILQHAIEQAGSLDSEKVAAALNGLDATTFYGRTKFATAANEHGLQVGHTMVIAQWQKKGGKLTKEVVWPLANKSSNLVYPIH; translated from the coding sequence GTGAAAAGAACTGTCTGTTTCTTTCTGCTGTTTTTCCTGTTCTTCTGCGTTGCCTCGCAGGCCCAAACCATTACCGTGGGGTTCACCGTGTCGAAGACGGGAGCCCTCAACGTCGATTCCCTGGAGCAGTCCAACGGATTTGAGCTGTGGCGCGACCAGGTGAATGCCAAGGGCGGCATCAAAGCGGGCGGGAAGAGTTACCAAATCAAGTTCGTCTCTTACGATGACGAATCACAGGCAAAGCGAGTCCAGCAGCTGTACTCGCGTTTGATCCTGGAGGACAAGGCCGACTTCCTGTTCAGCCCCTATTCCTCTGGTTTGACCACCAGCGCGTCCATCGTTTCGGAGCAGTACGGCAAGGTGATGCTGACCACGGGCGCGGCCGACGAAAAAACCTACCGACAGGGCAACAAGTACCTGTTCCAAATTTTCGCGCCGGCGACGCAATACCTGGAGACTGCGATTGACTTACTGAAGACCAAAGATCCGAAGGCAACAATCGCCTTCGTGTATGAGGACCATGCGTTCTCGGTTGCCGTGGTGAATCCGGCGAAGCCGTATGCGCAGCAGCAAGGGTTCAACGTGGTCTTCAGCGAGGCCTATCCTCCCAACACGACGGACTTCAGCGCCATTCTCGACAAGGTAACCTCTTCCAAGGCGACGGTGCTGCTGGGCGGCGGCCACTACGCCGATGGTTCCACCCTGGCGCGGCAACTGCTTGCGCGCAAGGCCAAGATGAACATGGTCACGATATTGGTAGCACCCGACAGCCCGAAATGGTCGGAACTGGGGGACGCCGCAGTCGGCATCTGCGTGCCCTCGCAATGGGAACCGCAGGTTAGCGTGAAACCGCAGTTCGGACCGACGGTGGCGGAGTTCAACAAGGCGTACGCTGCCAAGTACAACGCCGAGCCCAGCTACGAGTCGGCGGGTGGCTATGCGGCGGGCCTGATCCTGCAGCACGCCATCGAGCAGGCCGGGAGCCTCGACTCGGAGAAGGTAGCCGCAGCACTGAACGGGCTGGATGCGACCACGTTTTACGGGCGGACCAAATTTGCCACCGCGGCGAATGAGCATGGTCTGCAAGTGGGCCACACCATGGTGATCGCGCAGTGGCAGAAGAAGGGCGGAAAGCTGACCAAGGAAGTGGTCTGGCCTCTGGCTAACAAGAGCTCCAACCTGGTTTACCCGATCCACTGA
- a CDS encoding ABC transporter ATP-binding protein has product MSEVALEVENVESGYGEVQVLWGVSLKVRAGQLTTILGANGAGKSTTLRTIMHWLKPWKGRVLLGGQDVTRLSMHAKAQRGLVLVPEARQLFGDMTVEENLQMGAYTARARKTVAANRDRVYTLFPRLKERHDQLAGTLSGGEQQMLAVGRGLMQEPQVLMIDELSLGLSPLLAQQLFLTLKKLKQDGMTIVLVEQNVHLALALADYAYVMAEGRVRLEGPAEEVANNNEVRTAYLGL; this is encoded by the coding sequence ATGAGCGAAGTTGCCCTCGAAGTCGAAAACGTCGAATCCGGGTACGGCGAGGTGCAGGTGCTGTGGGGCGTCTCGCTGAAGGTGCGCGCCGGGCAACTGACCACCATCCTGGGCGCCAATGGCGCCGGCAAGTCCACGACGCTGCGCACCATCATGCACTGGCTGAAGCCGTGGAAGGGGCGGGTGCTGCTTGGGGGGCAGGACGTGACGCGGCTCTCCATGCACGCCAAGGCGCAGCGCGGCTTGGTTCTGGTTCCGGAAGCGCGGCAATTGTTCGGCGACATGACGGTGGAAGAAAACTTGCAGATGGGCGCCTACACGGCCCGCGCCAGGAAGACCGTGGCGGCGAACCGTGATCGTGTGTACACCCTGTTTCCGCGCTTGAAGGAACGCCACGATCAGCTGGCGGGAACGCTCTCCGGCGGCGAGCAGCAGATGCTGGCGGTGGGGCGCGGGCTGATGCAGGAGCCGCAGGTGCTGATGATCGACGAGTTGTCGCTGGGCCTGTCGCCGCTGCTTGCGCAGCAGCTGTTTCTCACCCTGAAAAAGCTGAAGCAGGACGGCATGACCATTGTGCTGGTCGAGCAGAACGTACACCTGGCGCTGGCGCTGGCGGACTATGCTTACGTCATGGCCGAGGGAAGAGTGAGGCTGGAAGGGCCCGCCGAAGAAGTGGCAAACAATAACGAGGTGCGGACAGCGTACCTCGGACTGTAG
- a CDS encoding branched-chain amino acid ABC transporter permease, with translation MFWLILIVAALFIAIPLRTNNVPLREDLLLVAVAIILASNLNLMIGYTGYVNFGNIVFYGLGGYIGLYLATVKSWNLVLAALVAGVVVMIFAFLFGLAILRLRGAYFALATIGILQAVQSFVSNFDPWGRSTGMYVSFESYAPLGGAMRALWITYYLMVGVMALSLFLSLGIKISKFGLGLFAIREDEDAAVVLGVNTTVYKAIIYSLSAFLPAVAGALMFYKNGMIDPQIAFELIASIEGIVMLMLGGQGTVVGAALGAGLYERLRSSLLTSPKLSNFHLVIAGGLLLLVILFAPGGLIGWVYRLVPRARKVIE, from the coding sequence GTGTTTTGGCTAATTCTGATCGTTGCGGCGCTGTTCATCGCCATCCCGCTGCGAACCAATAACGTTCCACTGCGGGAGGACCTTCTTCTTGTCGCCGTAGCCATCATCCTGGCCAGCAACCTCAACCTGATGATCGGCTACACCGGGTACGTCAATTTCGGCAACATCGTGTTTTATGGACTGGGAGGATACATCGGGCTGTACCTGGCGACGGTGAAGAGCTGGAACTTGGTGTTGGCAGCGCTGGTGGCCGGCGTGGTGGTCATGATCTTTGCCTTCCTGTTCGGGCTGGCCATCCTGCGATTACGAGGTGCGTACTTCGCGCTGGCCACGATTGGCATTCTGCAGGCGGTGCAGTCGTTCGTCTCCAATTTCGATCCCTGGGGCCGTTCCACCGGGATGTACGTTTCCTTTGAATCGTACGCGCCGCTGGGCGGCGCCATGCGCGCGCTCTGGATCACGTACTACCTTATGGTCGGGGTGATGGCGCTGTCGCTGTTTCTAAGCCTGGGAATCAAGATTTCGAAATTCGGCCTCGGGCTGTTTGCCATCCGCGAAGATGAAGACGCGGCCGTGGTCCTGGGCGTCAACACCACGGTGTACAAGGCAATCATCTATAGCCTGTCGGCGTTCTTGCCTGCGGTCGCGGGCGCGCTGATGTTCTACAAGAACGGCATGATCGATCCCCAGATCGCGTTCGAGTTGATTGCCTCCATCGAAGGCATCGTGATGCTGATGCTGGGAGGGCAGGGGACGGTGGTGGGCGCGGCGCTGGGGGCGGGGCTGTACGAGCGATTACGATCGTCGTTGCTGACCTCTCCGAAACTCTCCAACTTCCACCTGGTAATTGCGGGTGGTTTGCTGCTGCTGGTGATTCTGTTTGCGCCCGGCGGTCTGATCGGCTGGGTGTATCGGCTGGTGCCGAGAGCGCGGAAGGTGATCGAATGA
- a CDS encoding metallophosphoesterase has translation MRVAATADLHFNPPVWEHIRPHIERVRDEADVLIVAGDLTNYGKTSEMEPLLNLLVRLRIPIIAVLGNHDYESCQEQELMKMMATEGIKILDGTGYERDGVGFAGTKGFIGGFGRGVLTAFGEREVKAIVQAAIDESLKLERALSQLRTNKRVVILHYAPIVATVKGEAPEIFPYLGTSRMAEVVDRHGADLIVHGHAHHGTAEGKTVGGVPVYNVALGLLQAEDPPRAYRVFDL, from the coding sequence ATGAGAGTCGCTGCCACCGCTGATCTACATTTCAACCCGCCGGTTTGGGAGCACATCCGCCCCCATATCGAACGCGTGCGCGATGAAGCCGACGTCCTGATCGTGGCCGGAGACCTGACCAATTACGGCAAGACGAGCGAGATGGAGCCGCTGCTGAACCTGCTGGTCCGCCTGCGCATTCCCATCATTGCCGTGCTCGGCAACCATGATTACGAGAGCTGCCAGGAACAGGAGCTGATGAAGATGATGGCCACCGAGGGCATCAAGATCCTGGACGGCACCGGCTACGAACGCGACGGCGTGGGCTTTGCCGGCACCAAGGGCTTCATCGGAGGGTTTGGGCGGGGCGTGCTCACCGCATTCGGAGAGCGCGAGGTCAAAGCCATTGTCCAGGCAGCAATTGACGAGAGCCTGAAACTGGAGCGCGCACTTTCTCAGCTGAGGACGAACAAGCGAGTCGTCATCCTGCACTATGCGCCGATCGTGGCGACGGTAAAAGGCGAGGCGCCGGAAATCTTTCCTTATCTCGGCACTTCGCGCATGGCGGAGGTCGTAGACCGCCACGGCGCCGACCTGATCGTGCACGGTCACGCACATCACGGCACGGCCGAAGGCAAGACCGTAGGCGGCGTCCCGGTATACAACGTCGCGCTCGGGTTGCTGCAGGCGGAGGACCCGCCCCGCGCCTACCGAGTCTTCGACCTCTGA
- a CDS encoding ABC transporter ATP-binding protein, with protein MSVLLEGRGVSKRFGGLLAVSDVSFVVNENEILGLIGPNGAGKTTLFNIINGVYKNDGGTFTFMGKDITGWPPNKLVHTGLARTFQVVKPLNEMTVLDNITVGACFGREYLGLRGAHHVALEVLERVHLTDRANVLAKHLTIAFKKRLEVARALAANPKLLLLDEVLAGLNPTEVAKMLELIRAIRDQGVSIIMIEHLMHAVMNVSDRVMVLNFGIKIAEGKPDEVVQDPAVIEAYLGSADIADKLREGQ; from the coding sequence ATGAGCGTGCTGCTGGAAGGCCGCGGCGTCAGCAAGCGGTTCGGAGGGCTGTTGGCGGTCTCCGACGTCAGCTTCGTCGTCAATGAAAACGAAATCCTCGGCCTGATCGGACCCAACGGCGCCGGAAAAACGACCCTGTTCAATATCATCAATGGCGTGTACAAGAACGACGGCGGCACCTTCACGTTCATGGGAAAAGACATCACCGGTTGGCCGCCGAACAAACTAGTGCACACCGGCTTGGCGCGCACCTTTCAGGTGGTGAAGCCGCTGAACGAGATGACGGTGCTGGACAACATCACCGTTGGCGCCTGCTTCGGCCGCGAGTACCTGGGACTGCGCGGCGCTCACCATGTCGCACTGGAAGTGCTGGAGAGGGTGCACCTGACAGACCGCGCCAACGTGCTGGCCAAGCACCTGACGATAGCGTTCAAGAAACGCCTGGAAGTAGCGCGCGCACTGGCGGCCAACCCCAAGCTGCTGCTGCTGGACGAAGTGCTGGCCGGATTGAATCCGACCGAAGTGGCGAAGATGCTGGAGTTGATCCGCGCCATCCGCGACCAGGGAGTTTCCATCATCATGATCGAGCACCTTATGCACGCGGTGATGAACGTCTCGGATCGGGTGATGGTGCTGAACTTCGGCATCAAGATCGCGGAAGGCAAGCCCGACGAGGTGGTGCAGGACCCGGCGGTCATCGAGGCTTACCTGGGCAGCGCCGACATCGCGGACAAATTGCGGGAGGGGCAATGA
- a CDS encoding pitrilysin family protein, with amino-acid sequence MRRLFSCLFAFLFSFSASLVFISVPLHGQDVASFEKRVTVRKLANGLTLLVMERPEAPVFSGYTMVDAGSVQDPKDETGLAHMFEHMAFKGTTTIGTTNWPAEKVALQKVEEAYAAYIHEAERRVGRDDKKVAELEKAWQDAIHQADKYVVRNAYPQIIEENGGVGMNAQTSDDQTVYYYSFPSNRLQLWAYLESERFIEPVMREFYKERDVVFEERRMSTESNPVGRLIEQFIASAFIAHPYHRPTIGWASDLRRFSATDAEHFFHVYYVPANMVVAAVGDIKAAQALPIMEKYFGRLPKAPLPTEDPTTEPPQQAERRVVLSETAQPLYIEGYHRPDYRDPDDAVYDAISDIMSNGRTSRLYRALVRDKKIAAESAGFSGWPGSKYPHLFAFYAVPTPGHTNDEVRDAIRAEIERLKTADVSDEELAMFKTRAKADLIRGLGNNSGLAAQLATFQARFGDWRELFRQLERYDKVSKSDIRRVANKTFVPANRTVGIIESTRMAGAAPAQKPEEKP; translated from the coding sequence ATGCGAAGGCTGTTCTCGTGTCTGTTCGCCTTCCTTTTCTCGTTTTCCGCTTCCCTCGTCTTCATCTCGGTTCCGCTTCACGGTCAGGATGTTGCGTCGTTTGAAAAGCGCGTGACCGTCCGCAAGCTTGCCAACGGACTGACGCTGCTGGTGATGGAACGTCCCGAGGCACCGGTTTTCTCCGGCTACACCATGGTAGACGCAGGGTCGGTGCAGGACCCGAAGGATGAAACCGGCCTGGCGCACATGTTCGAGCACATGGCGTTCAAGGGGACAACCACGATCGGCACCACCAATTGGCCGGCAGAAAAAGTTGCGCTGCAGAAAGTCGAAGAGGCTTACGCCGCTTACATCCACGAGGCGGAAAGGCGTGTCGGCCGCGACGACAAGAAGGTCGCCGAACTGGAAAAAGCTTGGCAGGATGCCATCCATCAAGCGGACAAGTACGTGGTACGCAATGCCTATCCCCAGATCATCGAGGAGAACGGCGGCGTGGGCATGAACGCCCAGACCAGCGACGACCAGACGGTCTACTACTATTCATTCCCGTCGAACCGGCTGCAGTTGTGGGCATACCTGGAATCAGAGCGGTTCATAGAACCGGTCATGCGCGAGTTCTACAAGGAGCGCGACGTCGTCTTTGAGGAGCGGCGCATGAGCACCGAGAGCAACCCGGTCGGCCGCCTGATCGAGCAGTTCATCGCCTCCGCATTCATCGCACATCCTTACCACCGGCCGACGATCGGGTGGGCTTCCGACCTGCGGCGGTTCTCCGCGACCGACGCCGAACACTTTTTCCATGTCTATTACGTTCCCGCAAACATGGTGGTCGCCGCAGTCGGCGACATCAAGGCAGCACAAGCGCTGCCGATCATGGAAAAGTATTTTGGCCGCCTGCCGAAGGCGCCGCTTCCGACTGAAGACCCGACGACGGAGCCACCCCAGCAGGCCGAGCGCCGCGTCGTCCTCAGCGAAACCGCGCAGCCGCTGTACATCGAAGGCTATCACCGGCCCGACTACCGGGACCCTGACGATGCGGTTTACGATGCAATCTCCGACATCATGTCGAATGGACGCACCTCGCGGCTTTATCGCGCGCTGGTTCGCGACAAGAAAATAGCCGCCGAATCAGCCGGCTTCAGCGGCTGGCCGGGAAGCAAGTATCCGCACTTGTTTGCCTTCTACGCGGTGCCCACTCCGGGGCACACGAACGACGAGGTTCGCGACGCGATCCGAGCGGAAATCGAGCGGCTGAAAACCGCCGATGTAAGCGACGAGGAGCTGGCGATGTTCAAGACGCGCGCCAAGGCGGATCTGATCCGCGGCCTGGGCAACAACTCTGGGCTGGCGGCGCAACTGGCGACGTTCCAGGCGCGCTTCGGTGATTGGCGCGAGCTTTTCCGGCAGCTGGAGCGTTACGACAAAGTATCCAAGTCGGACATTCGCCGCGTCGCCAACAAGACGTTCGTGCCGGCGAATCGCACTGTGGGCATCATCGAGAGCACCAGGATGGCAGGCGCCGCTCCGGCGCAAAAACCGGAGGAGAAGCCATGA